Proteins found in one Nitrospirota bacterium genomic segment:
- a CDS encoding polysaccharide deacetylase family protein, with the protein MSWLRDHGYQIISLGQAVGLLSGRSADRVGARDSKYAVITFDDGFEDVYTDAFPILARYESTATLFLPTAFISDTNTTVMDRRFLSWSQVRDLIKAGITVGSHTVTHKYLAELSRSQGEDEIRRSKETIEDRTGAPVDTFSVPYAFPENDKDFISFMRKTLHACGYSCAVTTKIGIAVRGDDLFALRRIPMNGDDDSRLLHAKMAGGYDWLHTVQYMAKTLRGITGIKRRRSFEKWASRY; encoded by the coding sequence ATGTCTTGGCTGCGGGACCACGGATACCAAATCATCAGTCTTGGCCAAGCGGTGGGGTTGCTATCGGGAAGGAGCGCCGATCGAGTCGGAGCCAGAGACTCGAAGTACGCTGTCATTACCTTCGATGACGGTTTCGAGGATGTTTATACCGATGCTTTTCCGATCCTTGCCCGGTACGAATCTACCGCAACTCTCTTTCTGCCAACGGCGTTTATTAGCGATACGAATACGACAGTCATGGACAGAAGGTTTCTGTCATGGAGCCAGGTGCGCGACCTGATCAAGGCTGGCATAACCGTTGGGTCCCACACTGTCACACACAAATACCTTGCCGAGCTGTCTCGATCACAGGGGGAGGATGAGATTCGGCGGTCAAAGGAAACCATTGAGGATCGAACCGGAGCACCGGTTGACACCTTCTCAGTGCCCTACGCTTTTCCTGAAAATGATAAGGACTTTATCTCCTTTATGCGTAAGACTCTGCACGCTTGTGGATACTCTTGCGCCGTCACTACCAAAATCGGTATTGCTGTGCGCGGGGATGACCTGTTCGCGCTCAGGCGGATACCCATGAACGGAGATGACGATTCCCGGCTGCTTCACGCAAAGATGGCTGGGGGCTATGATTGGCTACACACAGTGCAATATATGGCCAAAACCCTTAGGGGGATTACGGGAATCAAAAGGAGGAGAAGTTTCGAGAAATGGGCGTCGCGGTATTGA